The proteins below are encoded in one region of Pacificitalea manganoxidans:
- a CDS encoding HU family DNA-binding protein: MASRPKKTPETKSDPVREAKTPVAAPDVTVVAAEPVVAGPELKKPALIDRVVERSGGKKRDVKPVVEAMLDVLGQALDNGEELVLPPLGKVKVTRRKPLANGEVLTARIRRTGAAKGDPIAQTPTTEADEG; the protein is encoded by the coding sequence ATGGCGAGCCGCCCCAAGAAGACCCCCGAGACCAAGTCCGACCCTGTGCGCGAGGCGAAGACGCCCGTGGCCGCGCCGGATGTGACCGTCGTGGCGGCCGAGCCGGTTGTGGCCGGGCCGGAATTGAAGAAGCCTGCGCTGATCGACCGGGTGGTCGAACGGTCGGGGGGCAAGAAGCGGGATGTGAAGCCGGTGGTCGAGGCGATGCTCGACGTGCTGGGGCAGGCGCTCGACAATGGGGAGGAGCTGGTCCTGCCGCCCTTGGGCAAGGTGAAGGTCACGCGCCGCAAGCCGCTGGCCAATGGCGAAGTGCTGACCGCCCGCATCCGCCGCACCGGCGCGGCCAAGGGCGACCCCATCGCGCAGACGCCCACGACCGAGGCCGACGAAGGCTGA
- a CDS encoding OmpA family protein — MRRTLSNTTALLASLSLAVPGAAFAQDSSAECPADTSAFTVADLEDGGYDLPEEAVLIADDEGQEEAEVCLTTAQAEEATAMTGVMPVDVDGNMDAATLEQSLQTEMNADAGTDGADASAEADMSTETTADAEASAEEESNGDEGGLLSGVVNQLLGNDEPEPEAEAAEAETAEPEAAEPETAETEAPAPEADATAEADATAEPAPETAEADAPAAETEEQQLQTTTEADAGTDTTAEATDSADMTAEADAEPETDAAPEGGLAGAMNQLLGNDSAEADSTADADADASAETDGTADADAEADTTAEAEAEADTPAEPTTEELEQLEQETAELEQQSAEEPDLQAEAETAEQDAPQRESAALSADTEASEVEEETITEDSARSSSEEFDGTVETLSQAAQASANGSANARRNNNDDDDDGLTDLEKALIIGLGAVVVGQQLQDNAGEVVSKSDDRVVVLRDGQYRVIKDDNELLRRPGSNVRTETFNDGSSRTTVTREDGSQIITLRDDELRVLRRIRVDTNGDVTVLIDDTSTYEPVDVATLPEPREQVIEVTQNRDALRQALAADVQTDRRFALYQVRNIRQVRKLAPAISLDNVTFETGSAVITPDQAEELADLGNLISDVIAESPNEVFLIEGHTDAVGNAAYNLALSDRRAESVALALTEYFDVPPENMVVQGYGESDLKIRTLDAERENRRAAVRRITSLLQTAELQ, encoded by the coding sequence ATGCGTCGTACTTTGTCGAACACCACCGCCCTGCTGGCCAGCCTGTCGCTGGCCGTGCCCGGTGCGGCTTTCGCGCAGGACAGCTCGGCGGAATGCCCGGCTGATACCAGCGCCTTCACCGTCGCCGACCTTGAGGATGGCGGCTACGACCTGCCCGAGGAAGCGGTGCTGATCGCCGATGACGAAGGCCAGGAAGAAGCCGAGGTCTGCCTGACCACTGCGCAGGCCGAGGAAGCCACCGCGATGACCGGCGTCATGCCCGTCGATGTGGACGGCAACATGGATGCTGCGACACTGGAGCAGTCGCTGCAAACCGAAATGAACGCCGATGCGGGCACCGACGGGGCAGACGCTTCGGCCGAAGCCGACATGTCGACCGAAACCACCGCCGATGCCGAAGCCTCCGCCGAGGAAGAAAGCAATGGCGACGAGGGCGGTCTGCTGAGCGGCGTGGTCAACCAGCTTCTGGGCAATGACGAGCCGGAGCCCGAAGCCGAGGCCGCCGAAGCCGAGACTGCGGAACCCGAAGCTGCGGAACCCGAGACTGCGGAAACCGAAGCGCCCGCCCCCGAAGCAGACGCCACTGCCGAGGCTGACGCCACCGCCGAACCCGCGCCCGAAACCGCCGAGGCCGACGCGCCCGCAGCGGAAACCGAGGAGCAGCAGCTTCAGACCACGACCGAAGCCGATGCCGGGACGGACACCACCGCCGAAGCCACCGACAGCGCCGACATGACCGCCGAGGCCGATGCCGAGCCGGAAACCGACGCCGCGCCCGAAGGTGGGCTTGCCGGTGCCATGAACCAGCTTCTGGGCAATGACAGCGCCGAGGCCGACAGCACCGCCGATGCGGATGCCGATGCCAGCGCCGAGACTGACGGCACCGCCGATGCCGACGCCGAAGCTGACACTACCGCCGAAGCCGAAGCCGAAGCCGACACCCCGGCAGAGCCCACGACCGAGGAACTGGAACAGCTGGAGCAGGAAACTGCCGAACTGGAACAGCAATCGGCAGAGGAGCCTGATCTTCAGGCCGAGGCCGAAACCGCGGAGCAAGACGCCCCGCAGCGCGAGTCCGCGGCTCTGTCCGCCGACACCGAAGCCTCCGAGGTGGAAGAAGAAACCATCACCGAGGATTCGGCCCGCTCCAGCTCGGAAGAGTTCGACGGCACGGTGGAAACCCTGTCGCAGGCCGCACAGGCCAGCGCCAACGGCTCTGCCAATGCGCGCCGCAACAACAACGATGACGATGACGATGGCCTGACCGATCTGGAAAAGGCGCTCATCATCGGTCTGGGTGCGGTCGTGGTTGGTCAGCAGCTTCAGGACAATGCCGGCGAAGTCGTCAGCAAATCCGACGACCGCGTGGTCGTGCTGCGGGACGGCCAGTATCGCGTCATCAAGGATGACAACGAATTGCTGCGCCGCCCCGGCTCCAACGTGCGGACCGAAACGTTCAACGACGGGTCGAGCCGCACCACGGTGACGCGCGAAGACGGCAGCCAGATCATCACCCTGCGGGATGACGAACTGCGCGTGCTGCGCCGCATCCGGGTCGATACCAACGGTGACGTGACCGTGCTGATCGACGACACCAGCACCTATGAGCCGGTCGATGTGGCCACGCTGCCCGAGCCGCGCGAACAGGTGATCGAGGTGACGCAGAACCGGGACGCCCTGCGTCAGGCTCTCGCCGCCGATGTGCAGACCGACCGCCGCTTTGCGCTCTATCAGGTGCGTAACATCCGGCAGGTCCGCAAACTGGCCCCCGCGATCAGCCTCGATAACGTGACGTTCGAAACCGGATCCGCCGTGATCACCCCCGATCAGGCCGAAGAACTGGCCGATCTGGGCAACCTGATCTCGGACGTCATTGCGGAAAGCCCCAATGAGGTGTTCCTGATCGAAGGTCACACTGACGCCGTGGGCAATGCCGCCTATAACCTCGCGCTGTCCGACCGCCGTGCGGAATCGGTGGCGCTGGCCCTGACCGAGTATTTCGACGTTCCGCCGGAAAACATGGTCGTGCAGGGGTATGGCGAAAGCGACCTGAAGATCCGCACCCTTGACGCCGAACGCGAGAACCGCCGCGCCGCCGTGCGCCGCATCACCTCGCTGCTTCAAACCGCAGAACTTCAGTAA
- a CDS encoding alkene reductase — MAQTDLFTPISFGRIEAANRVIMAPLTRNRAQDPDGVPNDLMVDYYRQRAGAGVIITEATQISPEGKGYAWTPGIHSDAQVAGWKKITDAVHEAGGKIVLQLWHVGRISHVSLQPDGQKPVAPSAIAAEVQTFDGTQMVDVSEPRALEREEIPRVIADYRKAAENAKAAGFDGVEVHAANGYLLDQFLRDGSNTRDDDYGGSIENRTRLLFDVLDAVTDVWGPHLVGLRLSPFSNANGISDSDPMPLFRHVVEGLAPYDLAFLHMVEGQTGGSRDLEGANSIADLRKLFRGAYIANNGYDREKGIEAVASGAADAVAYGRPFIANPDLPERLKQDAPLNDPDPATFYGGGAEGYTDYPTLNAEKAA, encoded by the coding sequence ATGGCACAGACAGACCTATTCACCCCGATCAGCTTTGGCCGGATCGAAGCCGCCAACCGCGTCATCATGGCGCCGCTCACCCGCAACCGCGCCCAAGACCCCGACGGCGTGCCCAATGACCTGATGGTCGACTATTACCGCCAGCGCGCCGGGGCCGGTGTTATCATCACCGAAGCCACGCAGATCTCCCCCGAGGGTAAGGGCTACGCGTGGACGCCGGGCATTCACAGCGACGCGCAGGTCGCGGGCTGGAAGAAGATCACCGACGCCGTGCACGAGGCGGGCGGCAAGATCGTGCTTCAGCTGTGGCATGTGGGGCGGATCTCCCATGTCTCGCTCCAGCCCGACGGGCAGAAGCCGGTCGCACCCTCCGCCATTGCCGCCGAGGTGCAGACCTTTGACGGCACGCAGATGGTTGATGTCTCGGAGCCGCGCGCGCTGGAGCGCGAGGAAATCCCGCGCGTGATCGCCGATTACCGCAAGGCCGCCGAAAACGCGAAAGCCGCCGGGTTCGACGGGGTCGAGGTGCACGCCGCCAATGGCTACCTGCTCGACCAGTTCCTGCGTGACGGGTCCAACACCCGTGACGACGATTACGGTGGCTCGATCGAAAATCGCACGCGACTGCTTTTCGACGTGCTCGACGCCGTGACCGATGTCTGGGGGCCGCATCTGGTGGGGCTGCGCCTGTCGCCCTTCTCCAATGCCAACGGCATCTCGGACAGCGATCCGATGCCGCTGTTCCGGCACGTGGTCGAAGGGCTCGCCCCCTATGATCTGGCCTTCCTGCACATGGTCGAAGGTCAGACCGGCGGGTCGCGGGATCTGGAGGGCGCCAATTCCATCGCCGATCTGCGCAAGCTGTTCCGGGGCGCCTATATCGCCAATAACGGCTACGACCGCGAAAAAGGCATCGAGGCCGTGGCCTCGGGCGCGGCGGATGCGGTGGCCTATGGCCGCCCGTTCATCGCCAACCCCGATCTGCCGGAGCGCCTGAAACAGGACGCGCCGTTGAACGATCCCGACCCCGCGACCTTCTACGGTGGCGGCGCCGAAGGCTACACGGATTATCCGACCCTGAACGCCGAAAAAGCCGCCTGA
- a CDS encoding RluA family pseudouridine synthase: MSDTSRLIQVEIAADPPSRLDKALARDVPESAALSRSRLARLIAEGQVARGGEVLSDPRARVAEGEVIAITLPPAAEVETRAEAIALDIVHEDDALVVVNKPAGMVTHPAPGTPSGTLVNALLHHFDGNLSGIGGEKRPGIVHRIDKDTSGLLVVAKSDAAHHGLAAQFEKHSAERLYRAVTHRAPDPADPRLRGLRGVSFEPGGIIKITTGLARHRTDRQKQAVLFNAGRHAVTRVTVVERFGDPVGAGLVECRLETGRTHQIRVHLAHCGHGLIGDPTYGGQRKPSAKALGEAAAAALAAFPRQALHAATLGFEHPVSGEWMRFEAPLPQDMQDLLTALRAGQ; this comes from the coding sequence ATGTCCGACACGTCCCGCTTGATCCAGGTCGAGATCGCCGCCGATCCGCCGTCCCGACTTGATAAGGCACTGGCCCGCGATGTGCCAGAGAGCGCCGCCTTGAGCCGGTCGCGTCTGGCGCGGCTGATTGCCGAGGGTCAGGTGGCGCGGGGCGGTGAGGTTCTGAGCGATCCGCGCGCGCGGGTGGCCGAGGGCGAGGTCATCGCGATCACCCTGCCGCCTGCGGCGGAGGTCGAAACCCGCGCCGAGGCGATCGCGCTCGACATCGTGCATGAAGATGACGCGCTGGTCGTGGTCAACAAGCCTGCGGGCATGGTGACCCATCCCGCGCCGGGCACGCCATCCGGCACGCTGGTCAATGCGTTGCTGCACCATTTCGATGGCAACCTGTCTGGCATCGGCGGGGAGAAGCGCCCCGGCATCGTCCACCGGATCGACAAGGACACGTCGGGGCTGCTTGTCGTGGCGAAAAGCGACGCGGCCCATCACGGGCTGGCGGCGCAGTTCGAGAAACACAGCGCCGAACGGCTCTACCGGGCGGTCACGCACCGCGCGCCGGACCCCGCCGATCCGCGTCTGCGCGGGCTACGCGGCGTGTCGTTCGAGCCGGGCGGCATCATCAAGATCACCACCGGGCTGGCGCGGCACCGCACCGACCGTCAGAAACAGGCGGTGCTGTTCAATGCCGGGCGCCATGCAGTGACGCGAGTTACGGTGGTGGAGCGGTTTGGCGATCCGGTGGGGGCCGGGCTGGTGGAATGCCGTCTGGAAACCGGGCGCACCCATCAGATCCGGGTGCATCTGGCCCATTGCGGGCACGGGCTGATCGGTGATCCGACCTATGGCGGGCAGCGCAAACCGTCGGCCAAGGCGCTGGGCGAGGCGGCGGCCGCCGCGTTGGCAGCCTTCCCGCGTCAGGCGCTGCATGCCGCGACGCTGGGATTCGAGCACCCGGTCAGCGGCGAATGGATGCGGTTCGAAGCGCCGCTGCCGCAGGATATGCAGGATCTGCTAACGGCGCTGCGGGCGGGTCAATAG
- a CDS encoding vWA domain-containing protein encodes MAEHLPLDLPEDGKLSQNITWFARALRKAGLPVGPGRVIEAIRAVEAAGFTDRRDFYWTLHACFVSRPEHATVFAQIFRLYWRDPRYMEHMMAMLVPAVRGVQEDRPAAPAEKRAAEALLADQADRPVDPAQPQETEVEIDASATASGDEKLRALDFEQMSTAEMARARQILSQMSLPVPPVITRRLVADRRGRAPDWRRTLRGALARGGEVTEIRTRARATRWPNLVALCDISGSMSQYSRAILHFLHAVSNREGQGWARVHGFTFGTRLTNITRHLADRDVDAALQAAGREARDWEGGTRIGACLAEFNRDWSRRVLGQGAVVLLITDGLERDDPARLAAQMERLHLSCRHLIWLNPLLRWDGFAPRAQGVAAMLPHVDSFRAGHNIAALEGLAAALADPRDHGERARLMAMLS; translated from the coding sequence ATGGCTGAACACCTGCCGCTGGACCTGCCCGAGGATGGCAAGCTGTCGCAAAACATCACTTGGTTCGCCCGCGCCCTGCGCAAGGCCGGTCTGCCCGTCGGCCCCGGTCGGGTGATCGAGGCGATCCGCGCGGTCGAGGCCGCAGGCTTCACCGACCGGCGGGATTTCTACTGGACCCTGCACGCCTGCTTTGTCAGCCGCCCCGAACATGCCACGGTGTTTGCACAGATCTTCCGGCTCTACTGGCGCGATCCGCGGTATATGGAACACATGATGGCGATGCTGGTGCCCGCCGTGCGCGGCGTGCAGGAGGACCGCCCCGCCGCCCCCGCCGAAAAGCGCGCCGCCGAAGCGCTCCTTGCCGATCAGGCCGACCGCCCGGTCGATCCGGCCCAGCCGCAGGAAACCGAGGTCGAAATCGACGCCTCCGCCACCGCCAGCGGTGACGAGAAACTCCGCGCGCTGGATTTCGAGCAGATGAGCACCGCCGAAATGGCCCGCGCCCGTCAGATCCTGTCGCAGATGAGCCTGCCGGTGCCGCCCGTCATAACCCGTCGGCTGGTGGCGGACCGGCGCGGGCGCGCGCCCGACTGGCGGCGCACCCTGCGCGGCGCGCTGGCGCGGGGCGGCGAGGTGACCGAGATCCGCACCCGTGCCCGCGCCACCCGCTGGCCGAACCTTGTCGCGCTTTGCGACATCTCTGGCTCCATGTCGCAATATTCCCGCGCGATTCTGCATTTCCTTCACGCCGTGTCGAACCGCGAAGGACAGGGCTGGGCCCGCGTCCACGGCTTCACCTTCGGCACCCGGCTCACCAACATCACCCGCCATCTGGCCGATCGCGATGTCGATGCCGCGCTACAGGCCGCAGGCCGCGAGGCCCGCGATTGGGAGGGCGGCACCCGCATCGGGGCCTGTCTGGCCGAATTCAACCGCGACTGGTCGCGCCGAGTGCTGGGGCAGGGGGCGGTGGTGCTGCTCATCACCGACGGGCTGGAGCGCGACGACCCCGCGCGGCTGGCCGCGCAGATGGAGCGGCTGCACCTGTCGTGCCGCCATCTGATCTGGCTGAACCCGCTTCTGCGCTGGGATGGCTTCGCCCCACGGGCGCAGGGGGTGGCGGCGATGCTGCCCCATGTTGACAGCTTCCGCGCCGGTCATAACATTGCCGCGCTGGAGGGTTTGGCGGCGGCATTGGCCGATCCCCGCGACCACGGCGAGCGCGCGCGCCTGATGGCGATGCTCTCCTGA
- a CDS encoding Gfo/Idh/MocA family protein: MSEPVRWGVLGAANFALQHMARAIHAAEGAEFAAIATSSAAKAEPFRAFAPGVRVHDSYDALLADPEIDAIYIPLPNHLHVEWTQKAARAGKHVLCEKPIAMTAPEIDQLIALRDETGLVIAEAFMIVHHPQWTCVRDMLDAGEVGTLRHVDVAFSFNNPDPGNIRNRVEAGGGVLPDIGVYAFGGVRYATGQEPEAVMARWKVENEVDTFVQVWADFPGFTYGGTVSTRLAPRQEVTFQGDRGSIRMSAPFNPTVFGEARVELHRDGQQAEVRRFTSDNHYVLQVEAFGRAVRGGDAYAVPLEFSRGTQAMIDQVKAAAVQM; the protein is encoded by the coding sequence ATGTCCGAACCCGTCAGATGGGGCGTGCTGGGTGCCGCCAATTTTGCATTGCAGCACATGGCCCGTGCCATTCACGCCGCCGAGGGCGCAGAATTCGCCGCCATCGCCACATCGAGCGCAGCCAAGGCGGAGCCGTTTCGTGCCTTTGCCCCCGGTGTGCGGGTGCATGACAGCTACGACGCGCTGCTGGCGGACCCGGAGATCGACGCGATCTATATTCCGCTGCCGAACCACCTGCATGTCGAATGGACGCAGAAGGCCGCCCGCGCGGGCAAGCATGTTTTGTGCGAAAAGCCCATCGCCATGACCGCCCCTGAGATCGATCAGTTGATCGCCCTGCGCGACGAAACCGGGCTGGTCATCGCCGAGGCATTCATGATCGTGCATCACCCGCAATGGACCTGCGTGCGCGATATGCTGGACGCCGGAGAGGTTGGCACGCTGCGCCATGTCGATGTCGCGTTTTCGTTCAACAACCCCGATCCGGGCAATATCCGCAACCGGGTCGAGGCGGGCGGCGGCGTGCTGCCGGATATCGGGGTCTATGCCTTTGGCGGCGTGCGCTATGCCACCGGGCAGGAGCCAGAGGCCGTGATGGCGCGCTGGAAGGTCGAGAACGAGGTCGACACGTTCGTGCAGGTCTGGGCCGATTTCCCCGGCTTTACCTATGGCGGGACCGTGTCGACCCGGCTCGCCCCGCGGCAGGAGGTGACGTTTCAGGGCGACCGGGGCAGCATCCGCATGAGCGCGCCGTTCAATCCGACGGTGTTCGGCGAGGCGCGGGTGGAGTTGCACCGCGATGGCCAGCAGGCGGAGGTGCGGCGGTTCACCTCGGACAATCATTATGTGTTGCAGGTCGAGGCCTTTGGCCGCGCGGTGCGCGGGGGCGACGCCTATGCGGTGCCGCTGGAATTTTCGCGCGGCACCCAGGCGATGATCGATCAGGTCAAGGCTGCCGCGGTCCAGATGTGA
- a CDS encoding DUF6476 family protein — protein MQEPSSQMADTAALPTSLRLLKGLVIALLAVMILGIGIITVVLTIRLTAPASPDAPAATTSPLPQLPERVTLPADTRAEAVTFGQGWIAVVTDDQRILIYDRASGALQQDIALD, from the coding sequence ATGCAGGAACCTTCCTCTCAGATGGCGGATACGGCGGCGCTCCCGACGAGCCTGCGCCTATTGAAAGGGCTGGTCATCGCCCTGCTTGCGGTCATGATCCTCGGCATCGGGATCATCACGGTGGTCCTTACCATCCGCCTGACCGCGCCCGCCAGCCCGGATGCGCCCGCCGCGACCACATCCCCCCTACCCCAACTGCCCGAACGGGTGACCCTGCCCGCAGACACCCGCGCCGAGGCGGTGACATTCGGCCAAGGCTGGATCGCCGTGGTGACGGACGATCAGCGCATCCTGATCTACGACCGCGCCAGCGGCGCCTTGCAGCAGGACATCGCCCTCGACTGA
- the rpoH gene encoding RNA polymerase sigma factor RpoH, producing the protein MANYGNLPAPSPEGGLNRYLQEIRRFPMLEPEQEYMLAKRWVDHQDTDAAHQMVTSHLRLAAKIAMGYRGYGLPQAEVISEANVGLMQAVKRFDPEKGFRLATYAMWWIRASIQEYILRSWSLVKLGTTSAQKKLFFNLRKAKARIGALEEGDLRPENVKQIANDLNVTEDEVISMNRRMSGGDASLNATVGSDGDTTTQWQDWLEDEDSDQAEAYAESDEMNVRLTLLTEAMDVLNDREKNILEQRRLRDEPMTLEELSGEYDVSRERIRQIEVRAFEKLQKRMTELAREKGMVPEPA; encoded by the coding sequence ATGGCCAATTACGGAAATCTTCCCGCACCGTCACCCGAGGGCGGGCTGAACCGCTATCTGCAGGAAATCCGCCGCTTCCCGATGCTGGAACCGGAGCAGGAATACATGCTGGCAAAGCGCTGGGTGGATCATCAGGACACCGACGCGGCGCATCAGATGGTTACGAGCCATCTGCGGCTCGCCGCGAAAATCGCGATGGGCTATCGCGGCTATGGCTTGCCGCAGGCTGAGGTGATTTCAGAGGCGAATGTGGGCCTGATGCAGGCGGTGAAGCGATTCGACCCTGAGAAGGGGTTCCGCCTTGCGACCTATGCGATGTGGTGGATCCGCGCCTCGATCCAGGAATATATCCTGCGGTCGTGGAGCCTTGTGAAACTGGGCACCACCTCGGCGCAGAAGAAGCTGTTTTTCAACCTGCGCAAGGCCAAGGCCCGGATCGGCGCGCTGGAAGAGGGCGATCTGCGCCCGGAAAACGTCAAACAGATCGCCAACGACCTGAACGTGACCGAGGATGAGGTCATTTCGATGAACCGGCGGATGTCGGGGGGCGATGCGTCGCTCAACGCCACTGTGGGATCGGATGGCGACACCACGACGCAATGGCAGGACTGGCTGGAGGACGAAGACAGCGATCAGGCCGAAGCCTATGCCGAAAGCGACGAGATGAACGTGCGTCTGACGTTGCTGACCGAGGCGATGGACGTGCTCAACGATCGTGAGAAGAACATCCTCGAACAGCGGCGCCTGCGCGATGAGCCGATGACGCTGGAGGAGCTTTCGGGTGAATACGACGTCAGCCGGGAGCGTATCCGTCAGATCGAGGTGCGCGCGTTCGAGAAGCTGCAAAAGCGGATGACCGAACTGGCCCGCGAAAAGGGGATGGTGCCCGAGCCGGCGTAA
- the lon gene encoding endopeptidase La — MNEPLSHSYPVLPLRDIVVFPHMIVPLFVGRDKSVRALEEVMKDDKQILLSSQIDPSIDDPTPEGIYSAGVLANVLQLLKLPDGTVKVLVEGRQRVRITGFVENDSFFEASAEPVEEELGDADTIEALTRSVAEEFERYAKVKKNVPEEALAAVSETRDAPKLADLVSGHLGIEVGQKQELLETLSVAERLEKVYALMQGEMSVLQVEKKIKTRVKSQMERTQREYYLNEQMKAIQKELGDGEDGQNEVAELEQKIADTKLSKEAREKAEAEVKKLKNMSPMSAEATVVRNYLDWMLSIPWGNKSRVKKDLTRAQKVLDDDHYSLEKVKERIVEYLAVQQRSKKLKGPIMCLVGPPGVGKTSLGKSVAKATGREFIRISLGGVRDESEIRGHRRTYIGSMPGKIIQALKKAKTTNPLILLDEIDKMGQDFRGDPASAMLEVLDPEQNASFVDHYLEVEYDLSDVMFLTTANSYNMPGPLLDRMEIISLAGYTEDEKREIAKRHLLPKQIANHGLRKNEFALSDEALTEMIRTYTREAGVRNLEREIAKLARKAVTRIVKKEADAVEVAPEILEDMLGVPRYRYGLAEKEDQIGVVTGLAWTSVGGDLLQIEALRLPGKGRMKTTGKLGDVMKESIDAASSYVRSIAPSIGVKPPRFDTMDIHVHVPDGATPKDGPSAGLAMVTSIVSVLTQIPIRKDIAMTGEVSLRGNAMPIGGLKEKLLAALRGGIKTVLIPQENEKDLPEIPDNVKEGLTIIPVSHVREVLEHALVRKPEPIEWDEAAEEAAAQATLAAARNETSHGVGPAH; from the coding sequence ATGAACGAGCCCCTGAGCCACAGCTACCCGGTACTGCCGCTGCGCGATATCGTGGTCTTCCCCCATATGATCGTCCCGCTGTTCGTGGGGCGCGACAAATCCGTTCGCGCGCTCGAAGAGGTGATGAAGGACGACAAGCAGATCCTGCTGTCGAGCCAGATCGATCCCTCCATCGACGATCCCACCCCCGAGGGCATCTATTCGGCAGGCGTGCTGGCCAATGTCCTGCAACTGCTGAAACTGCCCGACGGCACCGTGAAGGTGCTGGTCGAGGGGCGGCAGCGCGTGCGCATCACCGGCTTTGTCGAAAATGACTCGTTCTTCGAGGCCAGCGCCGAGCCGGTCGAGGAAGAACTGGGCGATGCCGACACGATCGAGGCGCTGACCCGGTCGGTCGCCGAGGAATTCGAGCGCTACGCCAAGGTCAAGAAGAACGTCCCCGAGGAAGCGCTCGCCGCCGTGTCGGAGACCCGCGACGCGCCGAAGCTGGCTGACCTCGTGTCCGGCCATCTGGGCATCGAAGTGGGCCAGAAGCAGGAGCTTCTCGAAACCCTGTCGGTCGCGGAGCGGCTGGAGAAGGTCTATGCGCTGATGCAGGGCGAAATGTCGGTCCTGCAGGTCGAGAAGAAGATCAAGACCCGCGTCAAAAGCCAGATGGAGCGCACCCAGCGCGAATACTATCTGAACGAACAGATGAAGGCGATCCAGAAGGAACTGGGCGACGGTGAGGACGGCCAGAACGAGGTCGCCGAACTGGAGCAGAAGATCGCCGACACGAAGCTGTCGAAAGAGGCGCGCGAGAAGGCTGAGGCCGAGGTCAAGAAGCTCAAGAACATGAGCCCGATGAGCGCCGAGGCGACCGTCGTGCGCAACTATCTCGACTGGATGCTGTCGATTCCGTGGGGCAACAAATCCCGCGTCAAAAAGGATCTGACCCGCGCGCAGAAGGTGCTCGACGACGATCACTACAGCCTTGAGAAGGTCAAGGAACGCATCGTCGAATATCTCGCCGTGCAGCAGCGCTCGAAGAAGCTGAAAGGCCCGATCATGTGCCTTGTCGGCCCTCCGGGTGTTGGCAAGACCTCGCTGGGCAAGTCGGTGGCGAAGGCCACGGGCCGCGAATTCATCCGCATCAGCCTGGGTGGTGTGCGCGACGAATCCGAGATCCGCGGTCACCGCCGGACCTATATCGGCTCCATGCCCGGCAAGATCATTCAGGCGCTGAAAAAGGCCAAGACGACGAACCCGCTGATCCTTCTCGATGAGATCGACAAGATGGGGCAGGATTTCCGGGGCGACCCGGCCAGCGCGATGCTTGAGGTGCTCGACCCCGAGCAGAACGCGAGCTTCGTCGATCACTATCTGGAGGTCGAATATGACCTGTCGGATGTGATGTTCCTGACCACGGCCAACAGTTATAACATGCCGGGGCCGTTGCTGGACCGGATGGAGATCATCAGCCTCGCCGGGTATACCGAGGACGAGAAACGCGAAATCGCCAAGCGGCACCTGCTGCCCAAGCAGATCGCCAATCACGGGCTGCGCAAGAACGAGTTCGCCCTGTCGGACGAGGCGCTGACCGAGATGATCCGCACCTATACCCGCGAGGCGGGCGTGCGGAACCTTGAGCGCGAGATCGCGAAGCTGGCCCGTAAAGCGGTGACCCGGATCGTCAAGAAGGAGGCCGACGCTGTCGAAGTGGCGCCCGAGATCCTTGAGGATATGCTGGGCGTGCCCCGCTACCGCTACGGTCTGGCCGAGAAGGAAGACCAGATCGGCGTGGTGACCGGGCTGGCTTGGACCTCCGTCGGGGGGGATCTGTTGCAGATCGAGGCGCTGCGCCTGCCGGGCAAGGGCCGGATGAAGACCACCGGTAAGCTGGGCGACGTGATGAAGGAATCGATCGATGCCGCGTCGAGCTATGTCCGCTCCATCGCGCCGTCGATCGGGGTGAAGCCGCCGCGCTTCGACACGATGGACATCCACGTCCACGTGCCCGATGGCGCGACGCCGAAAGACGGGCCCTCGGCCGGTCTGGCGATGGTGACCTCCATCGTGTCGGTGCTGACGCAGATCCCGATCCGCAAGGATATCGCCATGACCGGCGAGGTGTCGCTACGCGGCAACGCCATGCCCATCGGCGGGTTGAAGGAGAAACTGCTCGCAGCCCTGCGCGGCGGCATCAAGACGGTGCTGATCCCGCAGGAAAACGAGAAGGATCTGCCGGAGATCCCCGACAACGTGAAGGAAGGCTTGACCATCATCCCGGTCAGCCATGTCCGCGAGGTGCTGGAGCACGCGCTGGTGCGCAAGCCCGAACCCATCGAATGGGACGAGGCTGCCGAGGAAGCCGCCGCACAGGCGACGCTGGCCGCCGCGCGCAACGAGACCTCCCACGGGGTCGGCCCCGCGCATTGA